One genomic window of Bradyrhizobium sp. CCGE-LA001 includes the following:
- a CDS encoding Twin-arginine translocation pathway signal has protein sequence MREIDRRSKHSRRVFLKGAATAVPVVAVATSVAVSIEDAWADEASTLSPATMKTLLKVARDIYPHDVLGDSYYITAIKPWDGKAAKDAAVKSLINGGIARLDQNARDRYKVPYADVPWEADRVVLLKEIEQSDFFQKVRGDLVVSLYNQKEVWPRFGYEGSSAEHGGYINRGFADIDWLPKA, from the coding sequence ATGAGAGAAATCGATCGTCGAAGCAAGCACAGCCGCCGCGTCTTTCTCAAGGGCGCAGCAACCGCCGTACCGGTCGTCGCCGTGGCGACCAGCGTTGCCGTCAGCATCGAGGACGCCTGGGCCGATGAAGCGAGCACCCTGTCGCCGGCGACGATGAAGACGCTGCTGAAGGTCGCGCGCGACATCTATCCGCACGATGTCCTCGGCGACAGTTACTACATCACCGCGATCAAGCCGTGGGATGGCAAGGCGGCCAAGGACGCGGCCGTCAAGTCGCTGATCAATGGCGGCATCGCGCGGCTCGATCAGAACGCGCGGGATCGCTACAAGGTCCCCTATGCCGACGTGCCCTGGGAGGCCGACCGGGTGGTTCTACTGAAGGAAATCGAGCAAAGCGACTTCTTCCAGAAGGTGCGCGGCGACCTCGTCGTCTCCCTCTACAACCAGAAAGAGGTCTGGCCGCGCTTCGGCTACGAGGGCTCCTCCGCAGAGCATGGCGGCTACATCAACCGCGGCTTCGCCGACATCGACTGGCTGCCGAAGGCTTAA
- a CDS encoding VOC family protein yields the protein MAKPVHSMIRVHDEARSLDFYRRAFALEVADHLKFADFALIYLRHPSSPFEVELTVNFDRKEPYQLGDGYGHLAVVVEDLDAEHARFEREQLAPGPLRDFKHDGRTLARFFFVSDPDGYKIEVIQRGGRFG from the coding sequence AGGCGCGTTCACTCGACTTCTACAGGCGTGCCTTTGCCCTTGAGGTCGCCGACCATCTGAAGTTCGCGGATTTTGCCCTGATCTATCTGCGTCATCCCTCCTCACCTTTCGAGGTCGAGCTGACAGTGAATTTCGATCGCAAGGAGCCGTATCAGCTTGGCGACGGTTACGGCCATCTCGCCGTGGTGGTCGAAGATCTCGACGCCGAACACGCCCGCTTCGAGCGCGAGCAGCTCGCACCGGGTCCGTTGCGGGATTTCAAGCACGACGGTCGGACGCTGGCGCGCTTCTTCTTCGTCAGTGATCCCGATGGCTACAAGATCGAGGTGATCCAGCGGGGCGGGCGTTTCGGCTGA